The Dyadobacter sandarakinus DNA window TCTGACCGGGAAAAACCTGTACGGGTACCTTGTCCACGGTTACGCCCGCAGTAGTAATGATTTCCAGACTTGCATTGCCCTGTACAGCAGACGAAAACGACACATTGATCTTTGAAAAAGCCGGAACCGGCCACAGCGTCGTAAGCGAAAGTACCGGGTTACGTGCCGAAACAATCCTGCTGTATGTCACGAATCCATCCTTATCCACTTGTTTGAGTTGGTAATAGTTCAGGCCGGGCAGGGGATGCTGGTCTGTAAATGTGTAGCGGCCACGACCTTCGTCGGTCAGAAATACCTGGCCCACAGCCTCCGGCTTCCATGCAGGATCACTGAACCGCAGAATTTCAAAGTAGTCACCTCCGTGCTCTTCCAGTACCTGCCAGGATAGTACAATGTTGTTGTCGGCAACCCGGGCAGTAAAGTTGGCGGTATAGATCGGGAGCGGGCTTTGATTTACTTCCGTCTCCACGATCTGCCACTGCTGGTTTTCGTTTCCATTGATGTTGTTATTGAACTGAATGATGGCAGAATTTTCATCCGGAGACTGATTGTTGTTGTCGATCGCCAGGTCATTGATCCTGTTGGTAATGCCGAAAGAAGTCTGGTCTGACAGTACACTCAATTTCCATTGCTGGCGGGCATTGGGCTGATCAGCGCTGAGGCTGAGCGGCGTGAGTGCCTGGTCGTCGGGCGAGCTGATCCGCCTGCCCGTACCGCGGTTGGTAAAGGTGTAAAACCTTTCTCCGTTTACCTGCGTATTGTTCATGATCCACTCCTGGTTATGGTTGCCTTCGGAAAATGGTCGCTGCGTAAGGCTTGCTGATTCGCTACCCGGAGCGAGGACCCTGCCTGTATATTTATTTACAATTTTATAATAGGTCTCGCTGCCCAGCTCTCCCGTCAGTTGCATTTCAAGCCACGTCAGTCGTTTGGAAAGGTATTCTTTTACAAAATCAACATGCTCTTCATAGGTGCCGCTGGTTTTGTTTTCAAGATAAACTTTGGTGTCAAGGGTAGGCCATACCTCATAATTCCGCTTTTGCGACTCGGCCAGGGTGGTCTTCATTCCCGTAATTGTCTGATCCAGAAAGTTGCGGAGCCCGCCTGCTTTCAGCTGTTTCCAGCGAACCCGTACCGCTTCCCTGAATGCGGGGTCTTCAAGCATTCTTTTAATCCAAACCCGGTTAGCCTCATAGTGCCCGTTTTCCGACATCCGCTTAAACGTTGCGTCACCCAGGCGCTCATCATTATTGTAAGCAATGTCAAAGTCCCACAGCGGCCCGAAGTAGATCTTAGGATCATTGCGTTTCTTGAACATGTAAGTACTCCAGAAGGAATCCGGGTTGCCGGTGATCTCGCAGGCAATGTACCAGTTGACGAGTGACGCCTGGTCAAAGTAGGGCATATAGCCCTTCTCGGCATCCCTGAAATCGTCAGAAAACAACCTGTCTTCCATTGCCTGCACGTAAGATGAGATGTATTGGCTTTGTGCCGCATTGATCTCGTCGTCGTCCGGATATTTAATCGTAATCTTCATTCCCCGGCTGGTGTAGAATTTGGAAACTTCCTGGTCTGCAAAGCCGTCTGCTTCCAGCAGGTAGCCGCCTGTAATCGCTGGCTCCTCGGTATCATCAGCATTTACTTTGTCAATTGCAACACGCTGGTCTGCCCGCTCAATCTGATCCGTGAGGGTGTAGTTGCCCATGTAGGTGTTGTTAAGGTACACATCTACAAAGCGATAGGGACAACTGTAAGGCAGCCCCATGAACTTGCTCAGTTCAAATGTAAGTGCATTGCGAAGGAGCGTTTTGTCGGCATAATTGGCGAGTAGTACCCAGTTCTTTTCTTTGGCAGGCATGCCCAGCAGCTGGTATTTGGAGGCCAGCCGGATGCGGTAAGGTTTTTTGGCCATTTGCCAGGTAGAGTTGCCACGGCCACGGATTTCTACCGCACCGTCGTACAGTCCCTCCATATCCGGAGAACCTGCTACGCTGAGGTGCCCGGGCCGCCAGGTAGTCTTGCTGTCAACGGGCGTCCCTTCATCTGTCGTAATGTAGAGGGTTGGGAGATTAGTAAGCTGTCCGGACTGGGAATAAACGAAGTTTGCAGTAATGCATAGAAGGAACAGCTGGATAGCGTAGAAGCGTATTTTCATAAGTAACGGGGGGTTTGTACGAACCCGAAGTTACTGTTAACAGCCTGTTTTACAACACAAAAGGCGGCCGGAGGCCGCCTTTATAATATATTTCTAATCCGGGTTAAACGCCCAGTCCCGAGAGTACTTCGGATACTTTGGCCGCTGCTTCCTTGAACTCAATCGCTGAATAAACCTTTAAGCCCGACTCATTAATGATCCGTGCGCCTTCCTCAGCATTGGTACCCTGCAGACGAACAATGATCGGTACAGGAATTTCTCCGATGGCTTTGTAAGCTTCCACAACACCAGCAGCAACACGGTCACAGCGCACGATACCCCCGAAAATGTTGATCAGGATTGCTTTTACATTCGGATCTTTCAGGATAATGCGGAAACCGGCTTCAACCGTACGTGCATTGGCGCCGCCGCCCACGTCCAGGAAGTTGGCGGGCTCACCACCCGACAGCTTGATCAAATCCATGGTAGCCATGGCAAGACCTGCGCCGTTAACCATACAGCCCACGTTACCGTCCAGCTTCACATAGTTCAGGTTGTTGGCTCCTGCTTCTACTTCCAATGGATCTTCCTCATTGGTGTCACGCATTTCGGCCAGTTCAGGGTGGCGGTACAATGCGTTGTCATCCAGGTCCACCTTCGCATCCACAGCAAGTATTTTATTGTCGGATGTTTTTAAAACCGGGTTGATCTCGAACATTGAGGAGTCACTTTCCACATAAGCCTTGTAAAGGGAAGAAATGAATTTCACCATTTCTTTGAATGCATCTCCTTCAAGACCCAGAGCAAAGGCTACTTTACGCGCCTGGAAAGGCTGCAGACCTACTTTGGGGTCGATCCACTCCTTCATGATTTTGTCCGGCGTGTGCTCGGCTACTTCTTCAATGTCCATACCGCCTTCAGTACTTGCCATGATCACATTGCAGTTACGTGCACGGTCGAGCAGGATAGACAGGTAATATTCTTTTGGCTCGCTTGGGCCCGGATAATATACGTCTTCGGCAATCAGAACCTTATTTACTCTTTTTCCCTCAGGACCGGTCTGGTGGGTAACCAGCACCTTACCCAGAATATTTTTTGAAATCGTACGTACGTCTTCAACAGATTTGGCAAGTGCCACACCGCGTTGGTCTGTCCCTGTAATTCTGCCTTTACCGCGGCCGCCGGCATGTATCTGGGATTTTACAACATACCATTTGGTGCCGGTTTGCTCGCTCAGCTCACGCGCAACTTCAACAGCCTTATCGGGAGTGTCGGCTACGATCCCTTCCTGAATACGCACACCGTATTTTTTGAGGACGCTTTTGCCTTGATATTCGTGAATATTCATGAGTATAAAAGTAAATTGGTATTTTCGAGGCAAATTAAGGAATTAATAAAAACGGGCGAATCTTTTGCTCAATTATCTTTTCTCTTCATGCATTTACTCCAGGCCAGCGGAATCAGGCGAAAATATGGCTCTTTGCAGGTTTTAAAGGGCATTGACCTGGATGTTGCGCAAGGCGAGGTGGTGGCGATTGTGGGTGCATCCGGTGCCGGAAAAAGTACTTTCCTGCACATTCTCGGAACCCTCGACAGACCTGAGGAAGGTCATGTTTTTATAGAAAATACAAATGTTTTCACGCAGAAAGACAAAGATCTTGCACGGTTCCGCAATGAGAAAATCGGCTTTATCTTTCAGTTTCATAACCTTCTTGCTGAATTTACTGCGCTTGAAAATGCCTGTATGCCCGGGTATATCCATGGAAACATGCCGGAACGTGAAATCCTGAAGCGCGGGAAGGAGTTGCTGGACCTGCTGGGGCTTGCTCACCGGATGAATCACCTGCCGTCGCAGCTTTCCGGCGGAGAGCAGCAGCGGGTAGCCGTAGCCAGAGCTTTGCTCAACAAACCGTCCATTGTACTGGCCGACGAGCCGAGCGGTAACCTGGATTCCCAAAATGCCGTGGAACTGCATCAGCTGTTTTTCAGGCTCCGGAATGAAACCGGACAAACGTTCGTGATTGTAACCCACAACGAAGATCTGGCCGGGATGGCTGACAGGCGCCTGGTCATGCAGGACGGACTTATGCTTTCCTGATTTCTCTTTTTACATTAAAACATAAAGGCCTTCCGGAAGTATCCGGAAGGCCTTTTATATATATCCGAAGAACGGAGGATGATTACATCATGCCACCCATTCCGCCGCCGTGATTGTGGCCACC harbors:
- a CDS encoding CotH kinase family protein: MKIRFYAIQLFLLCITANFVYSQSGQLTNLPTLYITTDEGTPVDSKTTWRPGHLSVAGSPDMEGLYDGAVEIRGRGNSTWQMAKKPYRIRLASKYQLLGMPAKEKNWVLLANYADKTLLRNALTFELSKFMGLPYSCPYRFVDVYLNNTYMGNYTLTDQIERADQRVAIDKVNADDTEEPAITGGYLLEADGFADQEVSKFYTSRGMKITIKYPDDDEINAAQSQYISSYVQAMEDRLFSDDFRDAEKGYMPYFDQASLVNWYIACEITGNPDSFWSTYMFKKRNDPKIYFGPLWDFDIAYNNDERLGDATFKRMSENGHYEANRVWIKRMLEDPAFREAVRVRWKQLKAGGLRNFLDQTITGMKTTLAESQKRNYEVWPTLDTKVYLENKTSGTYEEHVDFVKEYLSKRLTWLEMQLTGELGSETYYKIVNKYTGRVLAPGSESASLTQRPFSEGNHNQEWIMNNTQVNGERFYTFTNRGTGRRISSPDDQALTPLSLSADQPNARQQWKLSVLSDQTSFGITNRINDLAIDNNNQSPDENSAIIQFNNNINGNENQQWQIVETEVNQSPLPIYTANFTARVADNNIVLSWQVLEEHGGDYFEILRFSDPAWKPEAVGQVFLTDEGRGRYTFTDQHPLPGLNYYQLKQVDKDGFVTYSRIVSARNPVLSLTTLWPVPAFSKINVSFSSAVQGNASLEIITTAGVTVDKVPVQVFPGQNTYTLDIHYQPAGLYLLRVVHEEETSVLKLVKAE
- the sucC gene encoding ADP-forming succinate--CoA ligase subunit beta codes for the protein MNIHEYQGKSVLKKYGVRIQEGIVADTPDKAVEVARELSEQTGTKWYVVKSQIHAGGRGKGRITGTDQRGVALAKSVEDVRTISKNILGKVLVTHQTGPEGKRVNKVLIAEDVYYPGPSEPKEYYLSILLDRARNCNVIMASTEGGMDIEEVAEHTPDKIMKEWIDPKVGLQPFQARKVAFALGLEGDAFKEMVKFISSLYKAYVESDSSMFEINPVLKTSDNKILAVDAKVDLDDNALYRHPELAEMRDTNEEDPLEVEAGANNLNYVKLDGNVGCMVNGAGLAMATMDLIKLSGGEPANFLDVGGGANARTVEAGFRIILKDPNVKAILINIFGGIVRCDRVAAGVVEAYKAIGEIPVPIIVRLQGTNAEEGARIINESGLKVYSAIEFKEAAAKVSEVLSGLGV
- a CDS encoding ABC transporter ATP-binding protein; the encoded protein is MHLLQASGIRRKYGSLQVLKGIDLDVAQGEVVAIVGASGAGKSTFLHILGTLDRPEEGHVFIENTNVFTQKDKDLARFRNEKIGFIFQFHNLLAEFTALENACMPGYIHGNMPEREILKRGKELLDLLGLAHRMNHLPSQLSGGEQQRVAVARALLNKPSIVLADEPSGNLDSQNAVELHQLFFRLRNETGQTFVIVTHNEDLAGMADRRLVMQDGLMLS